Below is a genomic region from Deltaproteobacteria bacterium.
AGGAACGACAGGTCGAACGGCGCGTTGTGGAAGACGAGCGGGTCGTCGGCCAGAAAGTCGAGGATCCGCGGAAGAAGGTCGGCGAAGGTGGGGGCGCCGACCACCATCGCGTCGGTGATCCCGTTCACCGCCGATGCGCCGGGGTCGATGGGGCGCAGGGGATTCACCAGCGACACGAAGGAGTCGATCACCGTCCCCCGCAGGAAGCGGAGCAGGGCGAATTCGCAGACCCGGTGGCCGTCGGCCACGGAAAGCCCCGTGGTCTCCACGTCCGCCGCGATGTACGGGATCTCGATGATGCCGCCGCCGTCGGTCGGGTTCCTCAATGTTCCCCCCCTGATGTAGAATACGGGCACCATCATCCCACAGGAGCCCACCGATGAAAAAGTGGAAGTGCACCGTCTGCGGCTACATCCACCAGGGGGACGAGCCCCCTGCCGTTTGCCCCATCTGCGGGGCGTTCCGCGAGAAGTTCGTCCAAGTTTGATGCGGGCTAGGGGAAAGGTTGCGCTGGTCACCGGCGGGAGCCGGCGGATCGGCGCGACGATCTCCCGCGCCCTCGCGAAGGCCGGCTACGAGGTCGTCCTGACGTACCGGGCCTCCGCCCGGGAGGGGAAGTCGCTGGCGGCCGATATCGGCGGGAGCGCCGTTCCTCTCGACCTGTCCCGGCCGTCGACGTTCGGTCGGTTCGCGGGCCGGCTGGAGCGGGATTTCGGGCGCCTGGACCTGCTGGTCCACAACGCCGCCATCTTTCCCCGAACGCCGATCGACGAGGCGACGCCGGCCGCCTGGGACGCCGTGTTCGCGGTGAACGTGCGCGGTCCGTTCCTGCTGACCAGGGCGCTGCTGCCGCTGCTGCGGAAGGGGCGGGGAGACGCCGGGGTCCTCTTCCTCGGGGACGCCAACGCCTTCGAACTGTGGCCC
It encodes:
- a CDS encoding 3'-5' exonuclease; its protein translation is MRNPTDGGGIIEIPYIAADVETTGLSVADGHRVCEFALLRFLRGTVIDSFVSLVNPLRPIDPGASAVNGITDAMVVGAPTFADLLPRILDFLADDPLVFHNAPFDLSFL
- a CDS encoding SDR family NAD(P)-dependent oxidoreductase, which encodes MRARGKVALVTGGSRRIGATISRALAKAGYEVVLTYRASAREGKSLAADIGGSAVPLDLSRPSTFGRFAGRLERDFGRLDLLVHNAAIFPRTPIDEATPAAWDAVFAVNVRGPFLLTRALLPLLRKGRGDAGVLFLGDANAFELWPGYLPYCLSKLAVPPMTAGLRKALSPGVRVGVVRPGLVLPPDRFPAKRWERLRAKKAGRRGIRTPEGVARAVLRFARAGSYNPGTDRFPGGVH